One window of Theropithecus gelada isolate Dixy chromosome 4, Tgel_1.0, whole genome shotgun sequence genomic DNA carries:
- the LOC112622170 gene encoding tripartite motif-containing protein 26, whose translation MATSAPLRSLEEEVTCSICLDYLRDPVTIDCGHVFCRSCTTDVRPISGSRPVCPLCKKPFKKENIRPVWQLASLVENIERLKVDKGRQPGEVTREQQDAKLCERHREKLHYYCEDDGKLLCVMCRESREHRPHTAVLMEKAAQPHREKILNHLSTLRRDRDKIQGFQAKGEADILAALKKLQDQRQYIVAEFEQGHQFLREREEHLLEQLAKLEQELTEGREKFKSRGIGELARLALVISELEGKAQQPAAELMQDTRDFLNRYPRKKFWVGKPIARVVKKKTGEFSDKLLSLQRGLREFQGKLLRDLEYKTVSVTLDPQSASGYLQLSEDWKCVTYTSLYKSAYLHPQQFDCEPGVLGSKGFTWGKVYWEVEVEREGWSEDEEDGDEEEEGEEEEEEEEAGYGDGYDDWETDEDEESLGDEEEEEEEEEEEVLESCMVGVARDSMKRKGDLSLRPEDGVWALRLSSSGIWANTSPEAELFPALRPRRVGIALDYEGGTVTFTNAESQELIYTFTATFTRRLVPFLWLKWPGTRLLLRP comes from the exons ATGGCCACGTCAGCCCCGCTACGGAGCCTGGAAGAGGAGGTGACCTGCTCCATCTGTCTCGATTACCTGCGGGACCCTGTGACCATTGACTGTGGCCACGTCTTCTGCCGCAGCTGCACCACAGACGTCCGCCCCATCTCAGGGAGCCGCCCTGTCTGCCCACTCTGCAAGAAGCCTTTTAAGAAGGAGAACATCCGACCTGTGTGGCAGCTGGCCAGCCTGGTGGAGAACATTGAGCGGCTGAAGGTGGACAAGGGCAGGCAGCCGGGAGAGGTGACCCGGGAGCAGCAGGACGCGAAGTTGTGTGAGCGACACCGAGAGAAGCTGCACTACTACTGCGAGGACGACGGGAAGCTGCTGTGCGTGATGTGCCGGGAGTCCCGGGAGCACAGGCCCCACACGGCCGTCCTCATGGAGAAGGCCGCCCAGCCCCACAGG GAAAAAATCCTGAACCACCTGAGTACCctaaggagagacagagacaaaattCAGGGCTTCCAGGCAAAGGGAGAAGCTGATATCCTGGCGGCGCTG AAGAAGCTCCAGGACCAGAGGCAGTACATTGTGGCTGAGTTTGAGCAGGGTCATCAGTTCCTGAGGGAGCGGGAGGAACACCTGCTGGAACAGCTGGCGAAGCTGGAGCAGGAGCTCACAGAGGGCAGGGAGAAGTTCAAGAGCCGGGGCATCGGGGAGCTCGCCCGGCTGGCCCTGGTCATCTCCGAACTGGAGGGCAAGGCACAGCAGCCAGCTGCAGAGCTCATGCAG gACACGAGAGACTTCCTAAACAG GTATCCACGGAAGAAGTTCTGGGTTGGGAAACCCATCGCTCgagtggttaaaaaaaagacCGGAGAATTCTCAGATAAACTCCTCTCTCTGCAGCGAGGCCTGAGGGAATTCCAGG GGAAGCTGCTGAGAGACTTGGAATATAAGACAG TGAGTGTCACCCTGGACCCACAGTCGGCCAGTGGGTACCTGCAGCTGTCAGAGGACTGGAAGTGCGTGACCTACACCAGCTTGTACAAGAGCGCCTACCTGCACCCCCAGCAGTTTGACTGTGAGCCTGGGGTGCTGGGCAGCAAGGGCTTCACCTGGGGCAAGGTCTACTGGGAAGTGGAAGTGGAGAGGGAGGGCTGGTCTGAGGATGAAGAAGatggggatgaggaggaagaaggagaagaggaggaagaggaagaggaggccgGCTATGGGGATGGATACGATGACTGGGAAACAGACGAAGATGAGGAATCGTTGGGcgatgaagaggaagaagaggaggaggaagaggaggaagttcTGGAAAGCTGCATGGTGGGGGTGGCCAGAGACTCTATGAAGAGGAAGGGAGACCTCTCCCTGCGGCCAGAGGATGGCGTGTGGGCACTGCGCCTCTCCTCTTCCGGCATCTGGGCCAACACCAGCCCCGAGGCCGAGCTTTTCCCAGCACTGCGGCCCCGGAGAGTGGGCATCGCCCTGGATTATGAAGGGGGCACTGTGACTTTCACCAACGCAGAGTCACAGGAACTCATCTACACCTTCACTGCCACCTTCACCCGGCGCCTGGTCCCCTTCCTGTGGCTCAAGTGGCCAGGAACGCGCCTCCTGCTGAGACCCTGA